A stretch of the Terriglobia bacterium genome encodes the following:
- a CDS encoding VTT domain-containing protein, whose product MKTLLHMLTGHPYLVVLLSALLERIGLPLFLSPVLVGAGALAAGGQMRFDLGFWLALVACIAGDALWFHQGRLRGDSVLATLCRISFEPDSCVRRSKVFLEKGAMRTVFFSKWIPGLSHIVPAVAGLSGIGQGRFFVANVAGTAVFVLALMLVGYLPVEHMRLVPAVGSVVFEGSLVLLAANVGYKYVQRRRFFAELYKSRITPHELRAMLQTGEPVVVVDLRHPLDSVTDPRTLPGAIRMLPEDVDKKARLLPADQEIVLYCT is encoded by the coding sequence GTGAAGACTCTACTGCACATGCTCACCGGGCATCCTTACCTGGTGGTATTGCTCTCGGCTTTGCTGGAGCGCATTGGGTTGCCGCTGTTTCTCTCACCAGTGCTGGTGGGCGCGGGGGCCCTCGCCGCCGGAGGACAGATGCGCTTCGACCTCGGCTTCTGGCTAGCCTTGGTTGCTTGCATCGCTGGCGACGCCCTCTGGTTTCATCAGGGACGCCTCCGCGGCGACTCCGTGCTCGCCACTCTGTGCCGCATCTCCTTTGAGCCGGATAGCTGCGTCCGCCGTTCCAAAGTGTTTCTGGAAAAAGGCGCGATGCGCACCGTATTCTTCTCCAAATGGATCCCCGGGCTCTCCCACATTGTTCCCGCCGTCGCCGGACTGAGCGGCATTGGCCAGGGCCGGTTCTTTGTCGCCAACGTAGCCGGGACCGCGGTGTTTGTTCTGGCGCTAATGCTGGTGGGCTATCTTCCCGTGGAGCACATGCGCCTGGTGCCGGCGGTGGGCTCGGTGGTCTTTGAAGGCAGCCTGGTCTTGTTGGCGGCCAACGTTGGCTACAAATACGTGCAGCGGCGCCGCTTCTTCGCTGAGCTTTACAAATCCCGCATCACTCCACATGAGCTGCGCGCCATGCTGCAAACAGGAGAACCCGTGGTGGTGGTTGACCTTCGCCATCCCCTGGACTCGGTCACCGACCCGCGCACGCTTCCCGGCGCCATCCGGATGTTGCCGGAAGATGTAGACAAAAAAGCCCGCCTGCTGCCCGCTGATCAGGAGATCGTCCTCTACTGCACTTGA
- a CDS encoding PAS domain S-box protein, with amino-acid sequence MVVEPHWPKRVAFTTGTASCLLGLAVLVGWAVHYVPLIQISSSLAPMQRMTALGFVLCGLALIFISTGRRRAAAICAAFPLLIAALTCVEYVFDADLGIDQLLGTGYITVLAPQPGRMSPVTAVCFLLITSALATVAFRSLARFASAVLGIVGSLVVTVGTVSGLSFVLAQKDVYAWGHIARVALHTRAGFLLLGVGLLATAWKEKPRHSILPGWLPLSVGLAVAVGVLGLWQAFIVHEESRFALLSFSLLVGGFVVALLFALTVYLAQKAWDRNRELVIYRMAFENSFDGLFLTSPDGSIQAANPSGCRTLGRTEQEICQAGREGILDTGDPRFQIFLEQRTRTGKAHGELNAKRKDGTLIPVEASSVIFKDTGGTLRTSTAMRDISGRKRAEAQLRESEERFRRIFEEGPIGLALVATDYRFLKVNNALCQMVGYTEPELLGLTFADITHPDDLQADVTLADQLLTNQIPYYQMEKRYFKKSGEIIWVHLTGSVIRDQHGNILYALAMVEDITASKQAEQKLSEQAALLELAHDAVIVRDLQSRVAFWNRGAKDTYGWSAEEAVGRITHELLRTEFPIPFKEIEAILQTAGQWEGELVHTTRAGKTIVVTSRWSQLCDEAGAPRSILEINRDITGRKHAEAELRVQTERLSLATRAASIGVWDLDLRTNLTIWDDTLFAMFGLPKMVPMPYENWARLVHPDDLPGAEASLQRVMSLKTQDYCEFRIIRPDGALRYISSAQGAVLDEQGNVSRIVGIGVDISERKRLEAQLAASARLSALGMMAGGVAHEVNNPLTIIHASASDLLDTLKRDGQVPLETVTRAATRIRQTADRIAKIVKSLRRISREGSQDQFFPVSAGKIVEETLEMCQERFKAHSVSLQLSPIGPDLLISCREVQIAQVLLNLLTNAFDAVSAQPGEKWVRLDVQRRGGSIVFSVVDSGPGIPPEIKARIMEPFFTTKEAGKGTGLGLNLSQTIAEEHGGKLELSEDQGHTCFSLTLPISRKAESLCS; translated from the coding sequence ATGGTTGTAGAGCCCCATTGGCCCAAGCGCGTTGCTTTCACCACAGGAACGGCGTCCTGCCTTCTGGGCTTGGCCGTGCTGGTGGGCTGGGCCGTGCATTATGTCCCGCTCATCCAGATTTCTTCTTCGCTTGCTCCCATGCAACGCATGACTGCTCTGGGCTTTGTGCTCTGCGGTCTCGCACTCATCTTCATCAGTACCGGACGCCGCCGGGCAGCAGCGATCTGTGCGGCTTTTCCGCTGCTCATTGCCGCACTTACCTGCGTCGAGTATGTATTCGATGCTGACTTGGGCATAGATCAACTGTTGGGAACCGGCTACATAACCGTGCTGGCGCCTCAGCCCGGCCGCATGTCTCCGGTCACCGCAGTGTGCTTCCTGCTCATCACTTCGGCGCTGGCAACTGTCGCGTTCCGGTCTTTGGCGCGGTTCGCATCGGCCGTCCTCGGGATCGTGGGCTCCCTGGTGGTGACCGTAGGGACGGTCAGTGGTCTGAGCTTCGTCCTCGCACAAAAGGACGTCTATGCCTGGGGCCACATTGCCCGCGTGGCCCTTCATACCCGGGCCGGGTTCCTGCTGCTGGGTGTCGGGCTTCTGGCGACTGCCTGGAAGGAAAAACCCCGTCACTCCATTTTGCCCGGGTGGCTTCCCTTGAGCGTCGGGCTCGCCGTGGCCGTTGGCGTCCTGGGGCTGTGGCAGGCTTTCATTGTGCATGAAGAAAGCAGGTTCGCGCTGCTCTCCTTCAGCTTGCTGGTAGGCGGTTTTGTTGTAGCTTTGCTTTTTGCGCTTACCGTATATCTTGCCCAGAAAGCCTGGGACCGCAACCGCGAACTTGTGATTTACCGAATGGCATTTGAGAACAGTTTTGATGGTCTTTTCCTCACCAGTCCTGATGGTTCCATCCAGGCAGCCAACCCCAGCGGCTGTCGCACTCTTGGCCGTACAGAACAGGAGATTTGCCAGGCAGGGCGCGAAGGCATCCTGGATACCGGCGATCCTCGCTTCCAGATCTTCTTGGAGCAGCGTACGCGAACCGGAAAGGCCCATGGCGAGCTCAATGCCAAACGTAAAGATGGCACGCTCATCCCCGTGGAGGCTTCCTCAGTCATTTTCAAAGATACTGGCGGCACGCTTAGGACTTCCACAGCAATGCGCGACATCAGCGGGCGCAAACGGGCAGAAGCACAGCTGCGCGAGAGCGAGGAACGCTTCCGCCGGATTTTCGAAGAGGGTCCGATCGGACTTGCTCTGGTTGCAACCGACTATCGCTTTCTGAAAGTCAACAACGCGCTTTGCCAGATGGTGGGGTACACGGAGCCTGAACTCCTCGGACTCACCTTCGCCGATATCACCCATCCTGATGACCTTCAGGCCGACGTCACGCTGGCAGACCAACTCCTCACCAATCAGATCCCTTACTACCAGATGGAGAAGCGCTACTTTAAAAAGAGCGGTGAAATCATCTGGGTCCACCTCACCGGCTCGGTCATCCGCGACCAGCACGGCAATATCCTCTACGCTCTGGCCATGGTTGAGGACATCACTGCTAGCAAGCAGGCAGAACAAAAGCTAAGCGAGCAGGCTGCCTTGCTGGAGCTTGCTCATGACGCCGTCATCGTCCGCGACCTGCAGAGCCGCGTGGCCTTCTGGAACAGGGGCGCCAAGGACACCTATGGATGGTCCGCGGAAGAGGCGGTTGGACGCATCACCCATGAGCTTCTGCGGACTGAATTTCCCATCCCGTTCAAGGAGATCGAGGCCATTTTGCAAACGGCCGGCCAGTGGGAAGGCGAACTGGTGCACACCACGCGTGCGGGCAAGACCATTGTCGTGACCAGCCGCTGGTCCCAACTGTGCGATGAGGCCGGAGCGCCCCGCAGCATTCTTGAAATCAATCGTGATATCACAGGGCGGAAGCACGCCGAGGCTGAACTAAGAGTCCAGACCGAGCGCCTCTCCCTGGCCACCCGCGCTGCCTCCATTGGCGTCTGGGACTTGGACCTGCGCACCAACCTCACGATCTGGGACGATACTTTGTTCGCAATGTTCGGCCTCCCCAAGATGGTTCCCATGCCCTATGAAAACTGGGCGCGCTTGGTCCATCCTGACGACCTGCCCGGGGCCGAAGCTTCGTTGCAGAGGGTCATGAGCCTGAAGACCCAGGACTACTGTGAATTCCGCATCATCCGGCCGGATGGTGCATTGCGCTACATCTCCTCGGCCCAGGGAGCGGTTCTGGATGAGCAAGGTAACGTTAGTCGCATTGTTGGCATCGGCGTCGATATCTCTGAACGCAAGCGCCTGGAAGCGCAACTGGCAGCCTCCGCGCGGCTTTCGGCACTGGGCATGATGGCCGGCGGGGTAGCGCATGAAGTCAACAATCCCCTTACCATCATCCATGCTTCGGCCAGCGACCTTCTGGATACCTTGAAGCGCGATGGCCAGGTGCCTTTGGAGACGGTGACGCGCGCCGCCACCCGTATCCGCCAGACCGCTGACCGCATCGCCAAAATCGTGAAGAGCCTCCGGCGCATTTCGCGGGAAGGGTCCCAGGACCAGTTCTTCCCGGTCTCCGCCGGCAAAATTGTGGAAGAGACTTTAGAGATGTGCCAGGAACGGTTCAAGGCCCATTCTGTGTCTCTGCAGTTGTCACCGATTGGTCCAGACCTGCTCATTTCCTGCCGCGAAGTGCAGATTGCCCAGGTGCTGCTCAACCTGCTGACCAACGCGTTTGATGCGGTCAGCGCCCAGCCGGGAGAAAAATGGGTGCGGCTGGACGTGCAGCGCCGCGGCGGGTCCATCGTCTTCTCCGTGGTTGACAGCGGCCCCGGTATACCCCCTGAGATCAAGGCGCGCATTATGGAGCCGTTTTTTACCACCAAAGAAGCCGGCAAAGGCACGGGGCTGGGACTGAACTTGTCCCAGACCATTGCAGAAGAGCACGGCGGCAAGCTCGAGCTCTCGGAAGACCAAGGCCATACCTGTTTTTCTTTGACCCTTCCCATTTCCCGAAAGGCAGAATCCCTATGCAGCTAA
- a CDS encoding response regulator → MQLKEATVLVVEDEPVLCEIMGAWFERVAGRVLVAGNGAQALEVLAANRVDAVVSDLRMPVMDGITLLKRIKASVQPQPSVTFITGFSDIEPRDAYNMGAVAVLEKPMDRDELLQIVRRSLMSRAELWRTPMDVEPPVVLRLSFPSLATALQEQKITFGRGGLCIATQGVQEGPIGIQIEFKDDKQQLEGNGAVRWTAPAEGQAGIELLYVAPASREWLAKLVEQEEIAAFIPGSLAGQHTLTAKSA, encoded by the coding sequence ATGCAGCTAAAAGAAGCAACTGTTCTGGTTGTTGAAGATGAGCCCGTTCTGTGCGAAATCATGGGCGCATGGTTTGAGCGCGTGGCCGGCAGGGTATTGGTCGCCGGCAACGGCGCCCAGGCCCTGGAAGTCCTGGCCGCCAATCGTGTTGACGCGGTGGTCTCCGACCTCCGCATGCCGGTGATGGACGGCATCACGCTCCTGAAGAGAATCAAGGCGTCCGTCCAGCCGCAGCCCAGCGTTACCTTCATCACCGGCTTCAGTGATATTGAGCCGCGCGACGCCTACAACATGGGCGCTGTCGCCGTCCTGGAAAAACCCATGGACCGCGACGAGCTTTTGCAAATCGTGAGGCGCAGTCTCATGTCCCGCGCCGAGCTCTGGCGGACTCCCATGGACGTGGAGCCGCCCGTTGTTCTCCGGTTGAGTTTTCCCAGCTTGGCAACCGCGTTGCAGGAGCAAAAGATAACTTTTGGCCGCGGCGGGCTCTGCATCGCGACCCAGGGCGTGCAAGAGGGGCCCATCGGGATCCAGATTGAGTTCAAAGACGACAAGCAGCAGTTGGAAGGAAACGGCGCTGTTCGTTGGACCGCCCCGGCAGAAGGCCAAGCCGGCATCGAACTGCTCTATGTAGCCCCTGCCAGCCGCGAATGGTTGGCCAAGCTGGTTGAACAAGAGGAAATCGCCGCGTTCATTCCAGGTTCGCTAGCAGGACAACACACCTTAACGGCTAAATCGGCTTGA
- the nrfH gene encoding cytochrome c nitrite reductase small subunit: MRAMSLKLVLATLAGVALGVGGYAFVYAKGYSYLSNNPSACANCHAMNGQYDGWVKSSHHSAATCNDCHTPHNILGKYAVKASNGFFHSFYFTTGRYPDNIEITRFDREVVESACRNCHQAITQAIDSDRVHGQAEGVHCTRCHYSVGHSESSASLSIPDAVRSLHDKR, translated from the coding sequence ATGCGGGCGATGAGTCTCAAACTCGTCCTGGCCACTCTGGCCGGCGTTGCGCTGGGCGTCGGCGGTTACGCTTTTGTTTACGCCAAAGGCTACTCTTACCTCTCCAACAATCCCAGCGCCTGCGCCAATTGCCACGCCATGAACGGGCAATACGACGGCTGGGTCAAATCCAGCCACCATTCCGCGGCCACCTGTAATGACTGTCACACTCCGCACAATATTCTCGGTAAGTATGCGGTAAAAGCCAGCAACGGCTTCTTTCACTCTTTCTATTTCACCACCGGCCGCTACCCGGACAACATTGAGATCACCCGGTTTGACCGCGAGGTCGTGGAGTCGGCGTGCCGCAACTGCCATCAGGCAATTACCCAGGCCATTGACAGCGACCGCGTGCACGGGCAGGCGGAAGGCGTCCATTGCACGCGCTGCCACTATTCCGTCGGCCACTCGGAGTCGTCCGCTTCCCTCAGTATCCCCGACGCGGTCAGGAGCTTACATGACAAACGCTAA
- a CDS encoding ammonia-forming cytochrome c nitrite reductase subunit c552: MTNANPADSKAARPRGFLLTIVVLAAVVVFTLTALLVNIFERKQEARNPFYKVVELNDTVSDPAIWGKNFPMQYDLYMRTVDQQRTKYGGSEALPHSPTEADPRSAVARSKLEQDPRLKIMWAGYAFSKDYRERRGHAYMLDDQTFTERQQFSPPGACLNCHASMVTVYNQAGNGDAAKGFQAINHMKYAEARKLAAHPVACIDCHDPQTMQLRVTRPAFVEGIKALKASQGVKDYDVNKMATRQEMRSYVCGQCHVTYYFKPPDKTLTFPWTKGLRVEDIIAHEDENKIKEWEHPDTGAPLIKARHPEFEVWSMGVHARSGVACADCHMPYTRTGALKISDHQVNSPLLKVNRSCQTCHHFPEEELKARVEDIQDRFFDLRNTALDALMDLIHDIQANKDKVTPAQLAKARDYQRRGGFMIDFIMSENSMGFHAPQEATRILGDAINLCRLGQLALHGGPEPSHSPPNTASEPSRSATSGGGK, translated from the coding sequence ATGACAAACGCTAATCCCGCCGATTCTAAAGCCGCACGTCCGCGCGGTTTTTTGTTGACCATCGTTGTGCTGGCGGCCGTGGTCGTATTCACGCTCACCGCTCTGCTGGTCAATATCTTTGAGCGCAAGCAGGAAGCTCGCAACCCGTTTTACAAAGTGGTGGAGCTGAATGATACGGTGTCTGACCCCGCGATCTGGGGCAAGAATTTTCCCATGCAGTATGACTTGTACATGCGCACCGTGGACCAGCAGCGCACCAAGTACGGCGGCAGTGAAGCTCTGCCCCATTCGCCTACCGAAGCTGACCCGCGTTCCGCCGTGGCGCGCTCCAAACTGGAACAGGACCCGCGCCTGAAAATCATGTGGGCCGGATACGCGTTTTCCAAGGACTATCGCGAGCGTCGCGGCCACGCCTACATGCTTGACGACCAGACGTTCACCGAGCGCCAGCAGTTCAGTCCGCCGGGCGCGTGCTTGAACTGCCACGCGTCCATGGTCACTGTGTACAACCAGGCGGGAAACGGCGACGCCGCCAAGGGATTTCAAGCCATCAACCACATGAAGTACGCGGAGGCGCGCAAACTCGCCGCTCACCCCGTGGCCTGCATTGATTGTCACGATCCCCAGACCATGCAGTTGCGAGTCACACGCCCTGCGTTTGTCGAAGGCATCAAAGCGCTCAAGGCGTCACAGGGCGTGAAGGACTATGACGTAAACAAGATGGCCACGCGCCAGGAAATGCGCAGCTACGTTTGCGGACAGTGTCACGTAACCTATTACTTCAAGCCGCCGGACAAGACGCTGACCTTCCCCTGGACCAAAGGTCTGCGCGTGGAAGACATCATCGCCCACGAAGATGAAAACAAGATCAAGGAGTGGGAGCACCCGGATACCGGCGCTCCGCTGATCAAGGCCCGCCATCCCGAGTTTGAAGTGTGGAGCATGGGGGTACACGCGCGCTCCGGCGTGGCCTGTGCTGATTGCCACATGCCCTACACCCGCACGGGAGCTCTCAAAATCAGTGACCACCAGGTGAACAGCCCGCTGCTAAAAGTCAACCGTTCCTGCCAGACCTGTCACCACTTTCCTGAAGAAGAACTCAAGGCCCGCGTGGAGGACATCCAGGACCGCTTCTTTGATTTGCGCAACACCGCCCTGGATGCCCTGATGGACCTCATCCATGACATCCAGGCCAACAAAGACAAAGTTACTCCCGCACAGCTGGCCAAAGCCCGCGACTACCAGCGTCGCGGCGGCTTCATGATTGACTTCATCATGTCTGAGAACTCCATGGGCTTCCATGCGCCGCAGGAGGCAACGCGCATTTTGGGCGACGCCATCAACCTGTGCCGGCTGGGCCAGCTGGCTCTGCACGGCGGTCCGGAGCCAAGCCATAGTCCGCCCAACACCGCGAGCGAGCCCTCCCGCAGCGCCACCAGCGGAGGAGGGAAGTAA
- a CDS encoding enoyl-CoA hydratase/isomerase family protein, with translation MAYSKIIYETQDGIARITLNRPDKRNALDGELISELKEAMASSASDPQCRVVVLSGAGTDFCSGADLAGLEKTAQAGVLENMADARSTAELFLAMRHHPHPVIAAVHGRALAGGCGIATACDIVLAARSAQFGYPEVNIGFVPAMVMAILRRSISEKAAVELVVTGETISAARAYELGLVHRVYTDEDFPAEVHAYAARLAAKSASAVMLSKRLLCNMDSMSFEAALEAGVETNAIARMTDDCRRGIERFLKKRGS, from the coding sequence ATGGCCTACAGCAAAATCATTTACGAAACTCAAGACGGCATCGCGCGCATCACCCTGAACCGGCCGGACAAACGCAATGCGTTGGATGGCGAATTGATTTCCGAGTTGAAGGAAGCTATGGCTTCTTCTGCCAGCGATCCGCAGTGCCGCGTGGTTGTGCTCAGCGGAGCGGGCACGGACTTCTGCTCCGGCGCCGACCTGGCAGGCCTGGAAAAGACAGCGCAGGCCGGCGTGCTGGAGAACATGGCTGACGCGCGCAGCACGGCCGAGCTGTTCCTGGCCATGCGCCATCACCCGCACCCTGTGATCGCTGCTGTACATGGGCGCGCCTTGGCCGGCGGGTGCGGCATTGCCACCGCGTGTGACATTGTCCTGGCAGCGAGGTCCGCCCAGTTCGGCTACCCGGAAGTGAATATTGGATTCGTGCCGGCAATGGTAATGGCCATCCTGCGCCGCTCGATTTCAGAAAAAGCCGCGGTTGAGCTCGTGGTAACCGGAGAGACCATCTCTGCCGCCCGAGCGTACGAACTTGGCCTGGTCCACCGTGTTTACACGGATGAAGACTTCCCTGCTGAGGTGCATGCTTACGCTGCGCGGCTGGCCGCCAAGTCCGCATCGGCCGTGATGCTATCGAAGCGCCTGCTGTGCAACATGGATTCCATGTCGTTCGAAGCGGCGCTCGAAGCCGGCGTGGAAACCAATGCCATTGCCCGCATGACTGACGATTGTCGCCGCGGCATTGAGCGCTTCTTGAAGAAAAGGGGCTCCTGA
- a CDS encoding DUF1446 domain-containing protein: MIRIANGSAFWGDSQEAPLQLLRGGPLDYLTLDYLAEITMSILQKLRARDPRAGYAHDFVGVIKRGARDIVERGVKVVTNAGGINPQACRDAVSAVLQAAGYGGRIKIGVVTGDDILPRLGELLDRGIDLANLDTGEPLTSIWPQVQSANVYFGAFPIAEALDRGAGIVITGRCNDAALALGPMIQKFGWKADDWDRLSAGTIAGHIIECGAQCTGGNCQADWESIPDFAGIGYPIIEAETDGTFVVTKHTGTGGRVSVASVTEQVLYEIGDPRCYITPDGIADFTTIHLEQQGPDRVHASGIKGRPATDFYKVSISYAAGFKAMGALVYAWPDAYKKAKAADCILRERFERLGLKFDAIHSEFVGVNATHGNMAGEPSPDIAEVALRIGVRSSDKTAVERFTKELIPIALNGPPAVTGLGVGRPKVEEIVAYWPALVPKEMVTPQISVTEA, from the coding sequence ATGATCCGCATTGCGAACGGCTCGGCTTTCTGGGGCGATTCCCAGGAAGCGCCGCTGCAACTCCTGCGTGGCGGCCCTCTCGATTACCTGACGCTTGACTATCTTGCCGAGATTACCATGTCCATCCTGCAGAAGCTGCGTGCGCGCGACCCGCGGGCCGGGTATGCTCATGATTTTGTCGGCGTGATCAAGCGTGGGGCACGCGACATTGTGGAGCGCGGCGTGAAAGTCGTCACCAACGCCGGCGGCATCAATCCGCAGGCTTGCCGTGACGCTGTCTCCGCGGTTCTGCAAGCTGCCGGATACGGCGGACGCATCAAGATCGGCGTTGTGACCGGTGACGATATTCTGCCCCGGCTGGGTGAGTTGCTCGATCGCGGCATTGACCTCGCAAACCTTGACACGGGCGAACCCCTGACCAGCATCTGGCCGCAGGTGCAGAGCGCGAACGTCTATTTCGGCGCGTTCCCCATCGCGGAAGCCCTGGATCGCGGGGCCGGGATTGTGATCACCGGACGCTGCAATGATGCGGCGCTTGCGCTTGGCCCCATGATCCAGAAGTTCGGCTGGAAGGCGGACGATTGGGACCGGCTCTCCGCCGGCACCATCGCGGGGCACATCATTGAATGCGGGGCGCAGTGCACCGGCGGCAACTGCCAGGCGGATTGGGAGAGCATTCCCGACTTCGCCGGCATCGGCTATCCCATCATTGAAGCCGAAACCGACGGAACATTTGTGGTCACCAAGCATACGGGCACCGGCGGTCGCGTGAGCGTGGCCTCCGTTACCGAGCAAGTGCTGTACGAGATTGGCGATCCGCGTTGTTACATTACGCCCGACGGCATCGCCGACTTCACCACGATTCATCTTGAACAGCAAGGGCCGGACCGCGTGCATGCTTCCGGGATCAAAGGGCGTCCGGCGACGGATTTCTACAAAGTTTCCATAAGCTATGCTGCCGGCTTTAAAGCAATGGGCGCGCTGGTCTATGCCTGGCCGGACGCGTACAAGAAAGCGAAAGCCGCTGACTGCATATTGCGCGAGCGGTTCGAGCGGCTGGGACTGAAGTTTGATGCCATTCACTCCGAGTTCGTTGGAGTAAACGCCACGCACGGCAACATGGCAGGCGAACCGTCGCCGGACATTGCTGAAGTGGCATTGCGAATCGGTGTGCGTAGCTCAGACAAAACCGCAGTCGAGCGATTTACGAAGGAACTGATACCCATCGCCTTGAACGGCCCTCCGGCAGTCACCGGGCTGGGAGTCGGCCGCCCCAAGGTGGAAGAGATCGTTGCTTACTGGCCGGCGCTGGTCCCCAAGGAAATGGTTACGCCGCAGATTTCGGTGACGGAGGCATGA
- a CDS encoding AMP-binding protein, producing the protein MEKAQADLAYNLIHRFNAGDALRRSAVRSPQQTAIRFQDRTLSYAEFDSLANQAARLLLESGISRGDSVAIFAVNSPEYAAVFFACARIGAVLVPINLLFTAEEVDYVLEKTRVKALLLDPMFAGKVSRPPAARFLLDDALRKTLAAQDANQVEQLVDDNDPLLIIFTSGTTAKAKGVVLTHLNFYAYLLASYADYGVDRSWRYLLALPMFHVAGLVLTFSCFASGCESIIVPLPKPEPLLQAIAVHKANILALPATVWVGLLQAPGIETADLSSLKRLFVFQYLPTPVFQRWRQITPNAEWVNCWGQTETTALGSATPSAEIGRMLAAPDPIGIQHVPLELRIVDEAMRDVEAGKPGEIVVRGPCVTPGYFEDPAANEVLFRGGWHHTGDVAYRDEHGWLYFLDRKKDMIKSGGENVSSQEVEEALSQHPAVAEVAVIGVHDDYWIEKVVACVVPMPGMQPSEDELLAYARSRLAGFKVPKQVYVMAEFPKNPTGKVLKRVLREKLNQQAGGAAV; encoded by the coding sequence ATGGAGAAGGCCCAGGCGGACCTTGCGTATAACCTGATCCATCGTTTCAACGCAGGCGACGCGTTGCGGCGGAGTGCGGTGCGTTCGCCGCAGCAGACCGCCATTCGTTTTCAGGACCGCACGCTCAGCTACGCGGAATTTGACTCGCTGGCGAACCAGGCGGCGCGACTTCTGCTGGAGAGTGGCATCAGCCGTGGCGATAGCGTGGCGATTTTTGCCGTCAATTCACCTGAATATGCCGCCGTGTTTTTTGCCTGTGCCCGGATCGGCGCAGTGCTCGTCCCCATTAATCTGCTGTTCACTGCGGAAGAAGTTGATTACGTGCTGGAAAAGACCCGGGTGAAAGCGCTCCTGCTGGATCCAATGTTTGCCGGGAAAGTCAGCCGCCCGCCCGCGGCTCGTTTCCTGCTTGATGATGCTTTGCGGAAAACTCTGGCGGCTCAGGATGCGAATCAGGTGGAGCAACTGGTGGACGACAACGATCCTCTGCTCATCATCTTTACCAGCGGCACCACAGCAAAGGCCAAGGGCGTGGTGCTCACCCATTTGAACTTTTACGCTTACCTTCTGGCCAGCTACGCGGACTACGGGGTTGATCGCTCCTGGCGCTACCTGCTGGCTTTACCCATGTTTCATGTCGCCGGCCTGGTGCTGACTTTTTCCTGTTTTGCCTCGGGTTGTGAAAGCATCATTGTCCCGCTGCCCAAGCCGGAACCGCTTCTGCAAGCCATTGCGGTTCACAAAGCGAACATACTTGCGTTGCCCGCGACCGTCTGGGTAGGACTGCTGCAAGCCCCCGGCATCGAGACCGCGGACCTATCGAGCCTTAAGCGCCTGTTCGTCTTCCAGTACTTGCCAACCCCGGTGTTCCAGCGCTGGCGCCAGATAACACCCAACGCGGAGTGGGTCAACTGCTGGGGCCAAACGGAAACCACCGCCCTCGGTTCGGCAACGCCCAGCGCGGAGATCGGGCGCATGCTGGCCGCTCCCGATCCGATTGGCATTCAGCATGTGCCGCTGGAGCTTCGGATTGTTGACGAAGCGATGAGGGACGTGGAAGCGGGAAAGCCCGGGGAAATTGTCGTGCGCGGTCCCTGCGTGACGCCCGGCTACTTCGAAGACCCGGCGGCGAACGAGGTCCTGTTTCGCGGAGGCTGGCACCACACGGGCGACGTCGCCTATCGCGATGAACATGGCTGGCTGTATTTCCTTGACCGCAAAAAGGACATGATCAAGAGCGGTGGCGAAAATGTATCCAGCCAGGAAGTGGAAGAAGCCCTCTCGCAGCATCCGGCCGTAGCAGAAGTCGCCGTCATCGGCGTGCACGATGATTATTGGATCGAGAAAGTGGTGGCCTGCGTCGTCCCCATGCCCGGCATGCAGCCGAGCGAAGATGAACTGCTGGCCTACGCGCGCTCCCGCCTGGCCGGCTTCAAGGTTCCCAAGCAGGTTTATGTCATGGCCGAGTTCCCCAAGAACCCGACGGGCAAGGTGCTCAAGCGGGTGCTGCGGGAGAAGCTCAACCAGCAAGCCGGTGGAGCGGCGGTATGA